The Deinococcus sonorensis KR-87 genome includes a window with the following:
- a CDS encoding VWA domain-containing protein, protein MTYTDEVSPSSLTPELERLRRWRLLLGGETAKGESADGTGCELGEHDRRLDAALASLYDGAPFAVKTAKPEKGRKSHRNVGFGQSAPAVAAWLGEVRDLFPQSAVQVMQQDAVNRLNLKTLLLEPELMDHLQPDVHMAATLISLKDAMPAAAKTLARQVVARVVEELQARLAEPLRSAVTGSLNRSQRNLRPRQNEVDWGRTLLRNLKTYDPERRTVIPERLVGYGRARRQLKAVTLCVDQSGSMASSVVYAGIFGAVLASLPALKTNVVVYDTTVVDLTDQLADPVDVLFGVQLGGGNDTPLALRYCQGLLTNPEEHTFVLISDLYEGSGSAEMIRRLNGFREQGARVIVLLALDDDGTPSYDHDNAARLAALGIPVFACTPEFFPDLMATSLQGGDIGAWAAARGIVTARPGGDPA, encoded by the coding sequence ATGACGTACACCGACGAAGTCTCCCCGTCCTCCCTGACCCCCGAGCTGGAACGCCTGCGCCGCTGGCGACTGCTGCTGGGCGGTGAAACGGCAAAGGGCGAGAGCGCCGACGGCACCGGCTGCGAACTGGGCGAACACGACCGCCGCCTCGACGCGGCGCTGGCCTCGCTGTATGACGGCGCCCCCTTTGCCGTGAAGACGGCGAAGCCCGAGAAGGGCCGCAAGTCGCACCGCAACGTGGGCTTCGGCCAGAGCGCCCCGGCGGTGGCGGCGTGGCTGGGCGAGGTCCGCGACCTGTTTCCGCAGTCGGCGGTGCAGGTGATGCAGCAGGACGCGGTCAACCGGCTGAACCTCAAGACCCTGCTGCTCGAACCGGAACTGATGGATCACCTACAGCCGGACGTGCACATGGCCGCCACCCTGATCAGCCTCAAGGACGCGATGCCGGCCGCCGCCAAGACCCTGGCGCGGCAGGTGGTCGCACGGGTGGTGGAGGAACTTCAGGCCCGCCTCGCCGAGCCGCTGCGCAGCGCCGTGACCGGCAGCCTGAACCGCTCGCAGCGCAACCTGCGCCCGCGTCAGAACGAGGTGGACTGGGGCCGCACGCTGCTCCGGAACCTGAAGACCTACGACCCGGAGCGCCGCACGGTGATTCCCGAGCGACTGGTCGGCTATGGGCGGGCCCGGCGGCAGCTCAAGGCGGTGACGCTGTGCGTGGACCAGTCGGGGAGCATGGCGTCCAGCGTCGTGTATGCCGGCATCTTCGGTGCGGTGCTCGCCAGCCTTCCGGCCCTGAAGACCAACGTGGTGGTCTACGACACCACGGTCGTGGACCTCACCGATCAGCTCGCCGACCCGGTGGACGTGCTGTTCGGGGTGCAACTGGGCGGCGGCAACGACACGCCGCTGGCCCTGCGCTACTGCCAGGGCCTGCTCACAAACCCCGAAGAACACACCTTCGTGCTGATCTCCGACCTGTACGAGGGGTCCGGCAGCGCCGAGATGATTCGCCGCCTGAACGGGTTCCGCGAACAGGGCGCCCGGGTGATCGTGCTGCTGGCGCTCGACGACGACGGGACGCCGAGCTACGACCACGACAATGCCGCCCGCCTCGCCGCCCTGGGCATTCCGGTCTTCGCGTGCACACCGGAATTCTTCCCGGACCTGATGGCGACCTCGCTGCAGGGCGGCGATATCGGGGCCTGGGCCGCGGCGCGGGGCATCGTGACGGCCCGCCCGGGAGGCGACCCGGCCTGA
- a CDS encoding DUF5682 family protein codes for MTAALTLYPIRHHGPGSARSVERALEASPPDTLLIEGPVDADSLLPFLNDPALTPPVAVMAHVQGQPERSVFYPLAEFSPEFVAIRWALSRGVPVAFMDLPASVTLAPKAEAEPAADDPDTDTETLPTPAADAVRADPLALLAQAAGYSDFERWWDALVESRGEGEAVFVAIAEVMTAVREADDSHTSERDLIREAQMRQTIRAALGRGSVAVVCGAWHVPALTPETLAREAKADPARVKGLPRAKVALTITPWTHGRLTQASGYGAGVTSPGWYAHLYGTTSQVTERWLTRSARLLRARGLDASSAQVIDAVRLAEALATLRGRQLAGLDELTDATQAVFAWDSDTPLRLLSEELFVGEALGSVPSGVPAVPLEQDLAATLARLRLKREAVTREVVLDLREDAGLGRSQLFHRLNLLGVPWAQAATSRGSGTFKEAWTVRWEPEFSVRLVEASRHGNTLARAAQTTAISQARRAPDLGTLSALLEVVRLCGLPGAADFTLARLDARAADADTAALLLALPPLARLARYGDVRAREGDDLRPVFRTLVARAASGLPNAAHGLGDEAAQTLHGQLAQADAAVRLLDDPEASGEWVLALHALDAGGTAPLLRGDAVNRLRDRGVLDAAEVQARLASALTPGAPPLDVAAWLSGFIGEDGQTLRHDPAALALMDAWVADLEPEAFDEVLPALRRTLSRLEPHARRRLGEDLRGLERTDAATQTDHTLGAAVVPVVLRLLGVSWPAGES; via the coding sequence GTGACCGCAGCCCTGACCCTCTACCCGATCCGCCACCACGGTCCCGGCTCGGCGCGCAGCGTGGAGCGGGCGCTGGAGGCCAGCCCGCCCGACACGCTGCTGATCGAGGGGCCGGTGGACGCCGACAGCCTGCTGCCGTTCCTGAACGATCCGGCCCTGACGCCCCCCGTCGCGGTGATGGCGCATGTGCAGGGCCAGCCGGAGCGCTCCGTGTTCTACCCGCTCGCGGAGTTCAGCCCCGAGTTCGTGGCGATCCGCTGGGCGCTGTCGCGCGGCGTGCCGGTGGCGTTCATGGACCTGCCCGCCAGCGTGACCCTCGCGCCGAAAGCGGAAGCGGAGCCGGCAGCAGATGACCCGGACACGGACACCGAGACCCTCCCCACCCCCGCGGCCGACGCCGTCCGTGCCGATCCGCTCGCGCTGCTGGCACAGGCGGCCGGCTACAGCGATTTCGAGCGCTGGTGGGACGCCCTGGTCGAGTCGCGCGGGGAGGGCGAGGCGGTCTTCGTGGCGATTGCCGAGGTCATGACGGCGGTGCGCGAGGCCGACGACAGCCACACCTCCGAGCGCGACCTGATCCGCGAGGCGCAGATGCGTCAGACCATCCGCGCGGCGCTGGGGCGCGGCAGCGTGGCCGTGGTGTGCGGCGCGTGGCATGTCCCAGCCCTCACGCCCGAGACGCTGGCCCGCGAGGCCAAGGCCGACCCGGCGCGCGTGAAGGGCCTGCCGCGGGCGAAGGTGGCGCTGACCATCACCCCCTGGACGCACGGGCGGCTGACCCAGGCGAGCGGCTACGGCGCGGGCGTCACCTCGCCCGGCTGGTACGCGCACCTGTACGGCACCACCTCGCAGGTGACCGAGCGCTGGCTGACCCGCTCCGCGCGGCTGCTGCGCGCCCGTGGGCTGGACGCGTCGAGCGCGCAGGTCATTGACGCGGTGCGGCTGGCCGAGGCGCTGGCCACCCTGCGCGGGCGGCAGCTCGCGGGCCTGGACGAGCTGACCGACGCCACCCAGGCCGTCTTCGCCTGGGATTCCGACACGCCGCTGCGGCTGCTCTCGGAGGAGTTGTTCGTGGGCGAAGCGCTGGGCAGCGTGCCCTCCGGCGTGCCGGCCGTGCCGCTGGAACAGGACCTCGCGGCCACGCTGGCCCGGCTGCGCCTGAAACGGGAGGCCGTGACCCGCGAGGTCGTGCTGGACCTGCGCGAGGACGCGGGCCTGGGCCGCTCGCAGCTGTTCCACCGTCTGAACCTGCTGGGGGTGCCGTGGGCCCAGGCCGCCACCAGCCGGGGCAGCGGCACCTTCAAGGAAGCCTGGACCGTGCGCTGGGAGCCGGAATTCAGCGTGCGGCTGGTGGAGGCGAGCCGCCACGGCAACACGCTGGCGCGCGCCGCCCAGACGACGGCCATCTCGCAGGCGCGGCGGGCACCGGACCTGGGCACCCTCTCGGCGCTGCTGGAGGTGGTGCGGCTGTGCGGGCTGCCGGGCGCGGCCGACTTCACGCTGGCCCGGCTGGATGCCCGCGCCGCCGACGCCGATACCGCCGCACTGCTGCTGGCCCTGCCGCCGCTGGCCCGGCTGGCCCGCTACGGCGACGTGAGGGCGCGCGAGGGCGACGACCTGCGCCCGGTGTTCCGGACCCTGGTGGCCCGCGCCGCCAGCGGGCTGCCCAATGCGGCCCACGGCCTGGGCGACGAGGCAGCGCAGACGCTCCACGGTCAGCTGGCGCAGGCAGACGCGGCGGTGCGCCTGCTGGACGACCCGGAGGCCAGCGGGGAGTGGGTGCTGGCCCTGCACGCCCTGGACGCCGGGGGCACCGCGCCGCTGCTGCGCGGCGACGCCGTGAACCGCCTGCGCGACCGGGGCGTGCTGGACGCCGCTGAGGTGCAGGCGCGGCTCGCCTCGGCCCTCACGCCGGGCGCGCCGCCACTGGACGTGGCCGCCTGGCTGAGCGGGTTCATCGGGGAGGACGGCCAGACGCTGCGCCACGACCCGGCGGCGCTGGCGCTGATGGATGCCTGGGTGGCGGACCTCGAACCGGAGGCCTTCGACGAGGTGCTGCCCGCCCTGCGCCGCACCCTCTCCCGCCTGGAGCCGCACGCCCGCCGACGGCTGGGCGAGGACCTGCGCGGCCTGGAACGCACCGACGCCGCCACACAGACCGACCACACCCTGGGCGCCGCCGTGGTGCCGGTGGTGCTGCGCCTGCTGGGGGTCTCGTGGCCCGCTGGAGAGTCCTGA
- a CDS encoding ATP-binding protein — protein sequence MPHTPEVLRQHAEHAYAHELAALARHDRHPRPPKWNLSPRAVLTYLMGGRAGDTEITPKYVGEARLMEIAVATLATDRALLLIGVPGTAKSWVSEHLAAAVSGDSTLLVQGTAGTDENAIRYGWNYARLLAEGPSEAALVESPVMHAMRQGKIARLEELTRVQSDVQDTLITILSEKTLPVPELNTEVQAVRGFNLIATANNRDKGVNDLSSALKRRFNTVILPVPDSLDDELLIVTRRVESLGRSLGLPELPPALDEIRRVVTVFRELRAGVTEDGKTRLKTPSGSLSVAEAISVVTNGLTLAAHFGDGELSSRDVAASVIGAVVKDPVQDQAVWNEYLETAIKKRAGWKDFYNACREVS from the coding sequence ATGCCCCATACCCCTGAAGTCCTGCGCCAGCACGCCGAACACGCCTACGCCCACGAACTCGCGGCGCTTGCCCGGCACGACCGGCATCCGCGCCCGCCGAAGTGGAACCTCAGCCCGCGCGCCGTGCTGACCTATCTGATGGGCGGCCGTGCCGGCGACACCGAGATCACGCCCAAGTACGTGGGGGAAGCGCGGCTGATGGAGATCGCCGTGGCGACGCTCGCCACCGACCGGGCGCTGCTGCTGATCGGGGTGCCGGGCACCGCCAAGAGCTGGGTGAGCGAGCACCTCGCCGCCGCCGTCTCGGGCGACAGCACGCTGCTGGTTCAGGGCACCGCCGGCACCGACGAGAACGCCATCCGCTACGGCTGGAACTACGCCCGCCTGCTGGCCGAGGGGCCGAGCGAGGCGGCCCTGGTGGAGAGCCCGGTGATGCACGCCATGCGCCAGGGCAAGATCGCCCGCTTGGAGGAGCTGACGCGGGTGCAGAGCGACGTGCAGGACACCCTGATCACCATCCTGTCGGAGAAGACGCTGCCGGTGCCGGAGCTGAACACCGAGGTGCAGGCGGTGCGCGGCTTCAACCTGATCGCCACGGCGAACAACCGCGACAAGGGCGTGAACGACCTGTCGAGCGCCCTCAAGCGCCGCTTCAACACGGTGATCCTGCCGGTGCCGGACAGCCTGGACGACGAACTGCTGATCGTGACGCGGCGGGTCGAGTCGCTGGGCCGCAGCCTGGGCCTGCCGGAGCTGCCCCCGGCCCTGGACGAGATCCGGCGGGTGGTGACAGTGTTCCGGGAACTGCGCGCGGGCGTCACCGAGGACGGCAAGACCCGGCTCAAGACGCCCAGCGGCAGCCTCAGCGTGGCCGAGGCCATCAGCGTGGTCACCAACGGGCTGACGCTGGCCGCCCACTTCGGTGACGGCGAACTGAGCAGCCGCGACGTGGCCGCCAGCGTCATCGGGGCGGTGGTGAAGGACCCGGTGCAGGATCAGGCGGTGTGGAACGAGTATCTGGAGACGGCCATCAAGAAGCGGGCCGGCTGGAAGGACTTCTACAACGCCTGCCGCGAGGTGAGCTGA
- a CDS encoding DUF5691 domain-containing protein has translation MSRDLRELAAVALRGTSRAELPAPSGALASALGRVPGDTPEARMLGHAALLGLHARAGAPLLTAAAPPPAPLLAAPRPLPPELAALLSRLVHTDPLLATQALDTVAARRWTLTASQALTLHTQNTDLALPLWRLADARAQATLDLHPLHRQAQKAEEQAAWSATIAALAEQRERDPAQAAQDLTRLWTTQPADRRKELLALVRQDLRPTDRPLLELATSDRSPELQKQARQLLGHLSGPLQDELLTLLPQAVKVSGLLKKKVSFGAFDLPAALGKPRAGQHDDSDLHRLLGALPTPLILKTLRIGWDELSKAARAHHWSLPHELEAPAEPPAQPPDLPSARARLRDLSGQPKVGADLLLEAAQTLARLTDLAAEPVPLQAALAARTLQVIQRGQGGGWQARELALLLRRSLSPGLTIPSPTPLPFELPPRPKQLPTGHTPELWEERQRQAHAHGEELAFQTWRDLTSTLQLRRAWLETLAAQPTP, from the coding sequence GTGAGCCGCGACCTGCGCGAGCTGGCCGCCGTGGCGCTCCGGGGTACCAGCCGGGCCGAGCTGCCCGCCCCAAGCGGCGCGCTGGCGTCCGCCCTGGGCCGCGTGCCGGGCGACACGCCCGAGGCCCGGATGCTGGGCCACGCCGCCCTGCTGGGCCTGCATGCCCGCGCCGGCGCCCCGCTCCTGACCGCTGCCGCGCCGCCGCCTGCCCCGCTCCTCGCGGCCCCGCGTCCGCTCCCGCCGGAGCTGGCGGCCCTGCTGTCCCGGCTGGTCCACACCGACCCGCTGCTGGCCACGCAGGCGCTGGATACCGTGGCGGCCCGGCGCTGGACCCTGACGGCCTCGCAGGCGCTGACCCTGCACACCCAGAACACCGATCTCGCGCTGCCGTTGTGGCGCCTGGCCGACGCCCGGGCGCAGGCCACGCTGGACCTTCACCCGCTGCACCGGCAGGCGCAGAAGGCCGAGGAGCAGGCCGCCTGGAGCGCCACCATAGCGGCCCTGGCCGAGCAGCGGGAGCGGGACCCGGCACAGGCCGCGCAGGACCTGACCCGGCTGTGGACCACCCAGCCCGCCGACCGGCGCAAGGAGCTGCTGGCCCTGGTGCGCCAGGACCTGCGGCCCACGGACCGCCCGCTGCTGGAACTGGCCACCAGCGACCGCTCGCCCGAGCTGCAGAAGCAGGCCCGGCAGCTGCTGGGCCACCTGAGCGGTCCCCTGCAGGACGAACTGCTGACGCTGCTGCCCCAGGCGGTGAAGGTCAGCGGTCTGCTGAAGAAGAAGGTCAGCTTCGGGGCCTTTGACCTGCCGGCCGCGCTCGGCAAACCCCGGGCCGGGCAGCATGACGACAGCGACCTGCACCGCCTGCTGGGCGCGCTGCCCACCCCGCTGATCCTGAAGACGCTGCGGATCGGCTGGGACGAGCTGTCCAAGGCGGCCAGGGCGCACCACTGGTCGCTGCCGCACGAGCTGGAAGCGCCGGCCGAGCCCCCAGCGCAGCCGCCGGATCTGCCTTCGGCCCGTGCCCGGCTGCGCGACCTCTCCGGGCAGCCAAAGGTGGGAGCAGACCTGCTGCTGGAGGCGGCGCAGACGCTGGCCCGGCTGACCGACCTGGCGGCCGAGCCCGTCCCCCTGCAGGCCGCTCTGGCCGCGCGCACGCTCCAGGTGATCCAGCGCGGCCAGGGCGGCGGCTGGCAGGCGCGCGAACTGGCGCTGCTGCTCCGGCGCAGCCTCTCGCCGGGTCTCACCATTCCCTCCCCCACTCCGCTGCCGTTCGAGCTGCCTCCGCGCCCCAAGCAACTGCCCACTGGCCACACGCCGGAACTCTGGGAGGAGCGCCAGCGACAGGCGCACGCCCACGGAGAAGAGCTGGCCTTCCAGACCTGGCGCGACCTGACCAGCACCCTTCAGCTGCGCCGCGCGTGGCTCGAGACGCTGGCCGCCCAGCCGACCCCCTGA
- a CDS encoding WGxxGxxG family protein — MLNGTKKALLTLTLVLAPLPALAQTDTTDTTTPATTDTSGTTDTSGTTDTSGTTDTTGTTATSDTATTTDTTQDNNNNSNWGWLGLLGLAGLAGLRRQPPTVVVPDRNTTSRV, encoded by the coding sequence ATGTTGAACGGTACCAAGAAGGCCCTGCTGACCCTCACCCTCGTTCTGGCCCCGCTGCCCGCGCTGGCGCAGACCGATACCACCGACACCACCACCCCAGCCACCACCGACACGAGCGGCACCACCGATACCAGCGGCACCACGGACACCAGCGGCACGACCGACACGACTGGTACCACCGCCACCTCCGATACCGCGACCACGACCGACACCACCCAGGACAACAACAACAACAGCAACTGGGGCTGGCTGGGCCTGCTCGGCCTGGCGGGTCTGGCGGGCCTGCGCCGTCAGCCGCCCACCGTGGTGGTCCCGGACCGCAACACCACCTCGCGGGTCTGA